The sequence below is a genomic window from Acidobacteriota bacterium.
TCATCGTTCACGTAAGTCACCGGTTGCCCGTTGTCGCCCGTTTCCAGATACGCGCGCAGCGTCCCGAGAGCCTCGCCGACACTCAGCGGCCCAAGCCTCGAGAGGAACCTCTTCACCGTCTTCTTGCTTGACGGCTTTGTGATGGGCCTGAGCTGATCGTTGGTAATGAACACGCCCGGATTGGTGAAGTTGCGGTTGCTCATGAATGTGTTTGCGAAGTTGAATCGCTCGAGCATGCTTGCGGTGTTGACCCAGCCGAGGTTGAAGTCCCATCCGGCCACGTCTGGCGGACCAAACAGATCCTCGCCCATATTGCGCGACAACTGCGCCAGTGTGTTCGACCCTCGCGCATTGGTCCCCGGATTGTAAGTTCCGCCGAGCATCCTGACCGCGCCGACAACCAGCTCGACCGGCTGCTTGACCAGGGAGAAGAATGCCCGCTCGCTGAAGAATTCATCCGACGTCAGGATCGCGCGAACGAGTTCTTTGACCGAATGATTGTTGTTCAAATATACCTTTGAAAAGCGGTCAATCGTACTCTTGTCCGCGGCGCTGCCGGTCAACGGGTAGACAAAGAAGTTGAATAGTTTCCAGGTCAGATATCGCGCCGTCGCGGGACGCGCGCTGATAATCGTGATCACGTCCTCGCCGGAGAAGTTCGCCTGCTGACCGTAGATCGTCTTCACGCTGTTGTCGTGCTGGTTAGCCTTGAGTTGAAAAGCAAACGGCGCTCTTCTCACGTAGTCCCATCCTGTGAAAGCCTGGGCGACCGCCTTTACATCCTCCTCCGTGTAGTTCTGCTCGCCAGTGACCACGTCGTTGATTCCCATCGTGAACAGTTCCTGGAGTTCGCGCCCGAAATTCTCATTTGGCCTTCCAAGAACGTTGGTGATGTTGTCCAGCCAGATGAGCATCGCCGCGTCCTGCGAGACTTTCAGCAGCAAATTATCGAAGCGGTCCAGCGAGAATTGCCGAAGGAGCAGGTTCTGGTTCAACATGAAAAAGTCCTGCACCTTTGAACTCGAAGTGGCGAAGTGGTTATGCCAGAAGAGAGTCATCTTCTCCTCAAACTGGCGCTTCGTCGCGACCAGCCGCGTGAACCACCAACGCCGAATCTCGCCATTGGTTATGTCGCCTTGAGTCGAGAAGTCGAAGCTCGCGCTCAACAAGTTTTGGAGCGCCGTGTTGTCGATCTGGTTGAAGTTGATTAGATAATCAACGGCACCCTCGCGCCCGCGTGACGAGAGGTCATCGATCTCGTCAGGGCTGCCACCAAAGCCCGCCCTTCTAAGCAAGTGAGCGCCTTCTTCGTAGCTTAGGCTCGCCATAGGTTCTCTCCTCCTTGAGTTGACTGGCAGCCGGCCGAGGCCGCCAGCACCCACCGATCATGCACTCTTTTTATGGCAAAAAATCTAAAGCTCAGCTTCCGGAAACCGATCTTGTGAGGAAGGGGGAACTCGGCCTGCACGGTCACCTGATCTACTTTAGATAGACGGGATCAGAATCAATCCCGTGTGTTCAGACTGTTGGGGGTAGTCAAAAGTCTGAAAAGTTCCTGTTCTCTACTGTCGCGACGCCGGATCGGCGCCTAACGCTTCAGCCGGCTTTCCCACTCCGCCCGCGTTGCAAACGCCTGTGGCGAAATCGCTCGCTGTACAGCAAGTATCCCGTCGAGATGATCGATCTCGTGTTGAAGCAGCTCGGACAGGTCACCTTCCGCTTCGATTGTCCGTTTCAATCCTTGGTCGTCCTGATAGTCGACACGAATCCGAGCGGCTCGCGAGACTCGCACCATCAGCTCAGGGAAGCTGAAGCAATCATCCCATAGCTCGATCTGGCTTTCGCTCGCCCACACGATCTGCGGATTCACAAGGGGGCTCGAAAACCCCGCTGGTTGCATTCGCACAAAGATCACACGCTTGAGCACCCCAATCTGCGGCGCAGCGATTCCTCTGCCATAGCCGGTAGCCTCGCGGAACGCGCCGAGCGTATCGCTAAGGTCGCGAACCAGGCGTCCGATCTCCGTCGACTGAACATCAGCGACTTCGACAGACTTCTGCCAGAGCACCGGATTGCCTAGTTGTAGAATCTGTCTACTGGGCATGATTGTGACTTCGGATTAATCCGTTTCCCGGCCACTCCTCAGGTTCTTGTGAAAAA
It includes:
- a CDS encoding DUF1800 domain-containing protein — encoded protein: MASLSYEEGAHLLRRAGFGGSPDEIDDLSSRGREGAVDYLINFNQIDNTALQNLLSASFDFSTQGDITNGEIRRWWFTRLVATKRQFEEKMTLFWHNHFATSSSKVQDFFMLNQNLLLRQFSLDRFDNLLLKVSQDAAMLIWLDNITNVLGRPNENFGRELQELFTMGINDVVTGEQNYTEEDVKAVAQAFTGWDYVRRAPFAFQLKANQHDNSVKTIYGQQANFSGEDVITIISARPATARYLTWKLFNFFVYPLTGSAADKSTIDRFSKVYLNNNHSVKELVRAILTSDEFFSERAFFSLVKQPVELVVGAVRMLGGTYNPGTNARGSNTLAQLSRNMGEDLFGPPDVAGWDFNLGWVNTASMLERFNFANTFMSNRNFTNPGVFITNDQLRPITKPSSKKTVKRFLSRLGPLSVGEALGTLRAYLETGDNGQPVTYVNDDPTIDKKIRGLVHQIMCLPEFQLN
- a CDS encoding peptide deformylase; the encoded protein is MPSRQILQLGNPVLWQKSVEVADVQSTEIGRLVRDLSDTLGAFREATGYGRGIAAPQIGVLKRVIFVRMQPAGFSSPLVNPQIVWASESQIELWDDCFSFPELMVRVSRAARIRVDYQDDQGLKRTIEAEGDLSELLQHEIDHLDGILAVQRAISPQAFATRAEWESRLKR